The following nucleotide sequence is from Nymphalis io chromosome Z, ilAglIoxx1.1, whole genome shotgun sequence.
ACTAGGTTATGCTAATGGTCTGCCCGGTTGGCATATGTCATTCGCCGAAGAGTTATTGTATACTTGTTATTTGACATATGCAGTTCAACCTACCTTCTTGGCACCGGAGATAACACACTTTAATATGGTAATTATGCCTTGTTCTTGTTTGAATGTATTCGAAATGAaaaatttagtttgttttatgCATATAAGCAACCATGTGGTACAAGATCAAATTAGGTCTAAGTGATCACGAAATGGAAGATTTGTTAGTATATTGTAATGATAAGTCTATCCGAACCGCGATGCGTCGAGTTAATATTCTTctctttacaataaattaacataattccTTCGCAGCCCCAAAAACAGTAGTCATAATTGTTCCGACTGAAATCATAAACCTCTTATCGTAAAGGATCCTCACCATAATCAGCTGTAACTTTTGGTGTGGTGTTTGCAATCTTAGCATTCATCTTGCTCGGAcccttctttaaaaaaatatgtaaaattctCTAAATACTCCTAACATCTCGTGAGAATATTTTTCATGTGAAATATCTATTTGCGAGCCTTAGGGGGTAAACGGACTTGTATTGCCGTGGTTTCAAATGACATGACGTTTTCTTATAACGTCATCCGCCTCACCGTCGCCGCTCTCTACTGTGCGTGGcgcatattatatacaattatcacGTTTAATTCGCGGCCATTACATTATACTTTATGGGACTATACTAAGAAaaatctattctatatatacagTGTCAAACAAAGAAGTagatataaagatttttttttttcatacaattgTTAAGATAGACATGTTATTCAATGAAGTCGAaccaaattttaatgaaataaacacgTTTAAGTCGACTTAACAAATTTAATGAGGGAAGTCTCTTTTCGATATTTATGGCCGCCTCTTTAAATATTCTCATTTAATTTCCAGGTGAGCACAACTGAAGATATGATGACGAAGACAGCGGATGCTCATAGTCTTTTACGGCCGGAGTTCGTAGAAAGTCTGTTCTATTTCTACCAGCTAACGGGTAACACAACCTACCAGGATTGGGGATGGCAGGTTTATCAggtattgatttaaattcaatatactCTGACTTGTATGTTACGCCTTTGTGAAATGTGAGTTTTATTTTGAGCTCAATCAAGACAGTTTTGTCAAGTGTGGTCAAGGATAGTCCGAACAAATGGATTTACTGCCGACTTGCTTCAGCTTTAAAGGTGTTAGAGTTGTAATGCTTAAATCCCAGCTAGATCCACAATTTGGCTGTGCGCATTATGAATCCGTTTGGCAAGTAGTTGACTTTATATGACTTTTTCTCCAATTTTATAAAGAAGATGGTGACAACTCTTGAGGACTGGCGGTCCGAAAGAAGTTCACTTTCTCCTAGATATATAGAGATTACAGAGGGTGGATGTGATGGCTATAGTATGCTGAATCCTATCTCTCTTCTTCGGTAGCTGTTGCAATTTTCCACGACTTAGGGACTTGTGCAGTTTTTAGAAAGAGGCGGAACAAGATTATATTGTTGTATGTAGCGGGTTGATACTGTAATTTTCTGATAGTAGTGTAGTTTCAGTGGTGGCTTATACGCCGATGCATAGGGCATATGATATATGACCATCCTTATCCGCTGCCATAGTGGAGTATCCCAGAATCTTCGTGAGGTATAGGTTTTCCTCCTAACAACACTGGGAAGGGAGGTGGTCGCCTTCAGTGGATTAGTCGAGACGTCACCCAAGGTGAACCCGTAGGAAGTAAAGCCCTGACCAATCCTTAGACATAATAGAAGATTTACATAACCACTGATACGTAAACACTTTAtagtttttgattattaattaacaaattcgaattattatatttttttcacataagAATGATTCCCCCTGgcgtattgaatttttttaataatctagcaatctatttcaaatttaaattcatagaactcttttttttttaatttctaaaaattatatttcaggcTATCGAGAAATACGCCAAAGTACCCAACGGCTACACATCCATCTCGAACGTGAAATCGACAAAACCGGTATACCGGGACATGATGGAATCATTTTTCATGTCTGAGACCCTCAAATATTTATACCTCCTATTCAGTGAAGACAGGTACCTCATCGACCTTAATAAATACGTCATCAATACCGAGGCTCACCCATTGCCTATCCACAAGAACTAATGCCGACACGTACGGAACCCATTTGAAATATGCAGAGCTTCAATGAcaagaaaaatatcttatatatcatATGTAGCCAGTTTTAAGAATTATTGTTTCTAATAAGCGTTTATCATATTCattcttatatttacaaaacaaacattttgttTGTCCACGCTTGAAATTCTTTCATGTCGGATACAATTATAGTTTTAACtcagtttcatttttaaattattgtggtaaaagtttaatatttatttttatcataaatgtaacttaaaatcgcaatttatcataataaatagtgtacgtaatcaaatttattatacgtAACTAAATAGTTCTCGTCAATAATCGATCTGTACAATATACATAGTAGAATATAATAGAAGTTCTGTTAGGTCAATAATTATGCTGTGGGCTGgtgttacattttaattaaaataaattcctcATATAAAAAGTCTAACAACTTCATACTGGATGgtcttaaattgaataaaatccatttctatagaatttatacaaatttcaaattaataattgttaaactCAAAAGACTTATTAACATCTTATTAATAATCAGTTTATGATTGCAGTCAGTGAACCCGACCATAGCAAACATAAactgataaatatttgtaatgggTTGACTTACCCACTTCATGGATGGACGGCTCCATGCATTGAGTTACCTACATTGAACACGTTTCAAATTACtcgacaaataatattttttaaaattaatattgaaatttagcTGAAttgaattactttataattatgattataatatataatatatgattatatgatGTAGAATGAAGCTCGTGTACGTTCTATTGAAAtggattaatataattaagtccCGTATGCTAGTGTAAAGGATTAGCGGTCGCTTAATTAAAATGCTATGATcacaaagttttttaattacatgtatgtatgtatttttttgttttagttaattCGGCGCCGGGTCCAATTATTATGCTTCTTATATTTCAgaaatgcatatatttatttaatattaattatatacataatacgttatatatttagttacacGCTATGATATAAACTcacaacttatatatatatttttaattattgatactAAGTGCTAGTAACTATTGTTACAACGTTGGCTCGTTCacaatttaagtataattttatagactATGCcagtactattattattttttagtctaATTGGcattatataacaacaatatataagTCTGAAATCTAGTGAAAATCACAAAATTGtagaaattcttaaaaaattatatgccaAAAACAAAAGTcccttcattatttttatatataagaattaattttcgAAACAATCTTGTTGAAATTAGATTAAGCATAAcagtgaattatttataattaatataattttttctatataaaagagATGCGATCTCGTAATATGCCACCCATTAATGAGcttagcttattatatattaatatgtaaatatatgttccTAGTATCTtaactatgaaatatttattatttaaatcgataTGAGTTCAAGAGACAATTCCATagtcaaaatataacaatactataatatatatacttatgttttaGTAAGAAATTTTCCCGGACAAAATTACCTTTAactatttagttaaacaatatagGAGGGTTTTGTTCCTGAAAGTGTGCCATCTcgataaagataatttttcaTCACTATcaatggaaaaatatttttaaaggtgtTGCCAGTTAATGCTTTAACCCAGGAAGATTTCTAACTCTAACATCAATAACGCTACAGTAGAAAATATTACTCTATGCAATTTAACGCACAGAACTAATACGTGTTAACTATTAAATTGGTGTCTATTTATCATAAAGTTATATTCATGTactcaatattaatattctgaTAAGacttaattattgaaaatgttcagtttttttatattaatatgcctGTGGTTGAATTCTGCTGCTTAGATTGTGTTGGTTTAGCATCCAGTGTTTGTGACGAATTCATTCTGGAACAGTTTGTTACGCGTACGGTTTTATGACGTCAGACGAAGCATTGAAATTTAACTATCGAAAAAGCTTGTTTGATAAACATCTTTGTTGCACGTGGTCAGCTTATCAGGTTTTtgcgcttttttattatttaaatttatggatattgattttaattgtaCTCACGCTCTAAGTTGACGAGCTAAAAGAATTGCTATCGTGCTTCGTAAGCGAAAAAGAGAttagtttcagtgaaattagtctaAATATTGTgtacaacataaatatatatttgcgaaCATTTTCAACATTTCCATATATATAGGGCTCTTCAAGCCGATCACAatgaatgttaatatattactattatattttttcttatgtacTTCATAATTCATATACATTTGACGTTATGCTAATAGGTGTTAATGTTACGTTGTCGTTTTTATTTTCCAAGTTATTACTTAGATAGGTTATATTAGAtttaatgattttgtatttttttatctgtatattttgtttgtgcaatattttgtattccgatgcatttttttaaatagtgcaTTTAGAATAATTTCAGACAAAATTTTCTACTAAGCAATTatcctttttaattaatatgtttagttaggtatacttttttataaataaaaaaaaaactgcatgaTGCATTGATattataccaaaaaaaattgatatataattttgatatatatacgagtattttGGCCTAAGTctgctattataaatattttatataatttattaaaaaatagataaagtaataataagttaCCAAAAAAATCTAGTTcggttatatattttgttcttaaGTATATCTTAGTAAGTCAATTTACACTATCAGTggttttactaattattattcacCGGTTGTATTCCTTAATGTGTATTCAGGCTCAAGGgtattttcagttttttttaatatcctcgAAGTACACATCACACATACACAGcgcagtttttaatataatgattgtAACGCACCTACACCATCATTTCAAAGGTTGTATTAATATCCTTCGAGCCTCTGAATCTTGTACACTTATTaggtaattttatttgtcttatatttttatttcatacaagaAATTTTAAAGCTCTGTATTTGACATTGGATGGACATGGAGTATACTGTATGGGACAGGGTTTGACATTGCTTGTGGATGTCTTAATAATTGTatgattatatttgaaattgtaaaaaCTTACGGCGATATGTACTGCTTACAGAAGAAATAATTCATGTAGGCATTTAAATGAATTAGTTATTTCAATCTGTGCGATAATAAATACTGTCTATGGATACTGAGTCATTTATGATGTCTATGACTGGCATGTTCCATTGTACTCTCATGTTCTAGGATAGAATATGTCCTCGAAACTGAGATTTTACACAATTTCCTTTACGTAAACATTAAAGATATGTTTATTGTTGCAATATAAAAATTGGGTCCTTTGTCTGGCGACCTTGTTATAATGGTTTTTATAgcctatttacaatattaaatatttttgacaaatatttgCTTATGGTTGTGTCAAATTCATAGCAATTCATATTTgccaaatctttaaaaaaatgctgtCTCGAGTATTATAGaacaagcaataaaaaataatattagatatttgtaacttaaatggttaatataattaaattattatgtgaaTAAGTATTCATTCGATATGAAGTTTATTTCACATTATTTGTGATTACTTAAACACAAGTAAATGGTAATGTGTCATGTAATGGAACACACTTGTACTTGAAAACGGTTTAAAAAAagctacataattataaatataatctactaCAATATACTCTCAACTTCTATCTATTTTGCAATAATCATAATTTGTAAAAgaataatagttatattgatgttttcttttaaatatccacagaatataatatttatctaaattactCATAgtcatgttatattatttaactattgtatactcatttttgttatttacagtTAATGTGATTCATATCTTTTGTATAATACTTTACCATTTTATCCTCTGTATATTTTAATCTGcactaaataaaattgttcaaaaatgttattgatttatttaaaaaaaaacaccttttacattttccatacatttatttatcagtaCAAAAtgtgtacatatttaaaaatatataatacttttttcctTACCGAGTGACAGACTCCAAAAGTGGACGGAGACTGATGAGATTCAATTGTTGTTTTGGTAAAGTTAATTTGAAAACGAAACGCATCATacaatgtatgaaatattaaaagtataatagaaTAATCAAGTAACAAATTTCTCAGCACCTAACACTGAAATGTATCAATCTAATTAAGGATTGAGTTTTAATACTAAACATTACATaaagttaaatacaaaaatatataaatcttatcaCAAAAATTGAGGTTTTAGTTGGAATGTCAGTGATTAATTGCAAAATTCCAAAGTTACATTTCTTGAACATACTCATGCTTTTGGCACaaaaataagtacaaaaataGAGCTTAATCTCAAAGTTCATACAAAtgcataattatgttatatcaaaattaaaataatttgtttgtgtCCTGTACTTGTTGATATGTTATGCAAGATTTAATGAACAAAtggtaaattttaatacaaagaaCATTTTAAGGCGAAATTTTGACAGTATGCTCTTAGTGTTTCCCCTCATCCCGTCTCTGTATTTGTCAAAACTtaattgtaatacaatattGAATTACTTCTAATAACTTAATCTAGGTCACTGTATGGTCTCACTTAATGAGTAGGGTATATATGTAGAGATGCATACATATGTCTCACTGAAGGATATATGAAGACCAATCATTATCTACAATAAGATATTTGTCAAATTTAAGAATCAATAAATGgatatgtacaatatataattaatatcataatcagCTTTGTTTGATGCAGAGTAATTCATAGGGAACTGTTATTAATTCTTATGGAATGTTGTATAAAGATTATGAATGGTATACAATTTAAAGATTGTCCATCTACAAAATATACCccttatacaaatatatgatagaaataactaaattaatggCAGCTTACATGAGCACACAATCACAACATTGCAATGTATAGTATAGGCATTTAATTCCACAGTCTTCTTCCTCGACTGTGGATGCAGTAGACCGAGTCTTATGAGGTGGTGGGGATCTAAGGAACACACTGTCCACGTTATCACCTAATTTGTCTTTTTCTGTCTTTGTGTTTGAAGAGCTTTTGTCTATTTCATTGTTTTCAAGGTAATCTTTATCTGGTTTTTTTCCATTATCATTTGCATCTCCAGATGCCTcctgaaataaatacatattttttaacaatattaggCTTATATTGTATTGACATtactatttttctatatatatattctcgatttatcattaaaacaatttttgaaGTTACTATTAAAactcgaataaaaataatttatttgatttgaaaataaataaataaggaacaTATATAAACCTTTCGGTCTTCTTTATCACTCTTAATAAATTCTTGTTTTTCTTCTGAATTTGTGCTCACAATATCAGGTGGAAGTTCAGATGCTG
It contains:
- the LOC126780525 gene encoding uncharacterized protein LOC126780525 isoform X3, translated to MSGDSSSQLTHLKKKEEESDLLVPQHSGHIPVVVAGAGVAAASELPPDIVSTNSEEKQEFIKSDKEDRKEASGDANDNGKKPDKDYLENNEIDKSSSNTKTEKDKLGDNVDSVFLRSPPPHKTRSTASTVEEEDCGIKCLYYTLQCCDCVLM
- the LOC126780525 gene encoding uncharacterized protein LOC126780525 isoform X2, giving the protein MQENNNFETIISKWRRLSLVEQREQKESVALASMSGDSSSQLTHLKKKEEESDLLVPQHSGHIPVVVAGAGVAAASELPPDIVSTNSEEKQEFIKSDKEDRKEASGDANDNGKKPDKDYLENNEIDKSSSNTKTEKDKLGDNVDSVFLRSPPPHKTRSTASTVEEEDCGIKCLYYTLQCCDCVLM